One Engystomops pustulosus chromosome 7, aEngPut4.maternal, whole genome shotgun sequence DNA window includes the following coding sequences:
- the ZNF839 gene encoding zinc finger protein 839 — protein MAALGCPSNMATVVSAVEPMQEYVQVVVGADGDPSQVVVVQGGGGELLRPVQELSQEILQSISQNDTVFYVQPDGSLLAGGSLEDVQSGVRLVTAGGLETESQAVEAAHPGLTLVTSGQMEDIAQPGPSIVPGGDVEAIQPGGRLETGGQVESEVHGLEAIQAAVNLVTRGQAVEAGPSGMILVAGGHIEETVHPVVSQVHESQVQLGMDLESAHPDMVTALNLTKEAAPCTDGGQPQEITAPEVSLAPEIVTRGPIQVIPEPGATTNSGPPTFTSPGPMRKDAAQQLKTVAHHVALSEGDSVTRILNQKQLKSIHYQVPGVQTKKSADPVVLNLSTVHMKNSASNLLGSPVVQIKNLRESGQPLVVNSSSLESPIQILVRSTQLSAAKPKTDPNKNTMGSLEEHRSCVAHPQNGDHTQKKGHKRKKSIKIKTRSGRISRPPKHKAKDYKFLKVGDMIQGSTSDSEDYSELSTEEDEKGSKQNARCDPAPHTVKNALFQCQTCEKSYMGKGGLSRHYRLYPSHGQMETPFVSDAKKNGESGVCGHSLPSETKKPTPRPRKRLLEDPLNPDASSLPNLVRDGLEFVPVSTTCRGRRQMTGRRFGRPRKLLAIGSSEQNALTATEMIQQCEAADIKEYVAPCFSERLSVYDFMLVKVKQEHPDKPLFPHLYKELETLHAAVRILAQEYLSTGQALQVTDCKVAASLGISAEKMVEASPPSTKEKMQVVDESKSLEDDLMPPSKRLKLDELETISSSEDVTLANVPEVRKEELTMDFASMDGGSSCEKEEEAEKVHITSNPESIPCEMDASVLGMSSPEFGVSTQISDQHPGETDAIQTQVIQEDTEAEEVFLESHNDQPSPHASANGLILPSDLTTTIAEKPQNESFQGVVDTLISADIIASDQCTQPFTFHHGQELVFVDSSEETTMAEAVVVYDGMEPPANTQLDNIVALMERK, from the exons ATGGCGGCCCTGGGCTGCCCCAGTAACATGGCGACCGTAGTGAGCGCTGTGGAACCGATGCAAGAGTATGTGCAGGTGGTGGTCGGAGCGGACGGAGACCCCAGCCAGGTGGTggtggtgcaggggggaggtggcGAGCTACTCAGACCGGTGCAGGAGCTGAGCCAAGAAATCCTGCAGAGCATCTCCCAGAACGACACCGTCTTCTATGTGCAGCCCGATGGGAGCCTGCTGGCCGGGGGGAGCCTGGAGGACGTGCAGTCCGGGGTGAGGCTGGTGACGGCGGGAGGCCTGGAGACTGAAAGCCAAGCAGTGGAGGCCGCACACCCGGGGCTGACCCTTGTCACTAGTGGCCAAATGGAAGACATTGCCCAACCGGGGCCGAGCATAGTCCCTGGGGGTGATGTGGAGGCCATACAGCCTGGTGGAAGACTGGAAACTGGAGGCCAAGTGGAAAGTGAAGTCCATGGATTGGAGGCTATTCAGGCTGCTGTGAACTTGGTAACTAGAGGCCAAGCGGTGGAGGCTGGACCCTCTGGGATGATCCTGGTGGCTGGAGGGCACATAGAAGAGACTGTCCACCCTGTAGTGAGCCAGGTACATGAAAGCCAGGTGCAGCTTGGTATGGATCTGGAGTCTGCCCATCCAGACATGGTAACTGCACTAAACCTTACCAAGGAAGCTGCTCCATGCACTGATGGAGGCCAGCCCCAAGAGATTACAGCACCTGAGGTCAGTCTAGCTCCTGAGATAGTGACTCGGGGTCCCATTCAGGTAATACCAGAACCTGGAGCAACCACCAACTCTGGACCCCCCACCTTCACCTCTCCAGGCCCCATGAGGAAAGATGCAGCCCAGCAGCTGAAGACTGTAGCACACCATGTAGCCCTAAGCGAGGGGGACTCGGTCACCAGAATCCTCAACCAGAAG CAGCTGAAATCCATCCACTATCAGGTGCCTGGTGTCCAAACCAAGAAGAGTGCCGATCCTGTAGTGCTTAATCTCAGCACAGTTCATATGAAAAACTCTGCTTCCAATCTTCTTGGTTCACCGGTCGTGCAGATCAAGAATCTGAGAGAATCGGGGCAGCCGCTGGTGGTGAACTCCTCTTCCCTCGAGTCTCCCATCCAAATTCTTGTCCGGTCCACTCAGCTGTCTGCAGCTAAACCCAAGACAGACCCAAATAAGAACACTATGGGATCCTTGGAGGAGCACCGATCCTGTGTTGCTCACCCACAAAATGGTGACCATACACAAAAGAAGGGCCATAAACGCAAAAAGTCAATAAAGATTAAGACCCGTTCTGGGCGTATATCTCGCcctcccaaacataaagcaaaagacTACAAATTCCTTAAAGTGGGGGACATGATTCAAGGCAGTACTTCAGATTCAGAAGATTACTCTGAGCTGAGCACAGAAGAGGATGAAAAGGGCTCAAAGCAGAACGCACGCTGTGACCCGGCACCGCACACTGTGAAAAACGCATTATTTCAGTGTCAGACCTGTGAGAAATCCTATATGGGTAAAGGAGGGTTATCCCGCCATTACAGACTGTACCCGAGCCATGGGCAGATGGAAACTCCATTTGTTTCTGATGCTAAGAAAAATGGAGAATCTGGTGTTTGTGGGCATTCATTACCCAGTGAAACAAAG AAACCAACTCCTAGACCCAGGAAGAGGCTACTAGAGGACCCCCTAAACCCTGATGCTTCTAGTCTTCCAAACTTGGTTAGAGATGGTCTTGAGTTTGTACCTGTATCAACCACATGTCGGGGACGACGCCAGATGACAGGAAGGAGATTTGGACGCCCAAGGAAATTATTGGCCATTGGATCATCTGAACAGAATGCACTGACAGCAACAGAA ATGATCCAGCAGTGTGAAGCTGCAGATATAAAGGAATATGTTGCACCATGTTTTTCTGAACGACTTTCAGTCTATGACTTTATGTTGGTAAAG GTCAAACAAGAACACCCAGACAAGCCTTTGTTTCCGCACCTTTATAAAGAACTTGAGACATTGCATGCTGCGGTCCGAATCTTGGCTCAAGAGTATTTAAGTACTGGACAGGCACTTCAAGTGACAGATTGTAAG GTGGCAGCATCACTAGGCATTTCTGCAGAAAAAATGGTAGAAGCCTCCCCACCTTCTACAAAAGAGAAGATGCAAGTGGTAGATGAGAGTAAG TCTTTAGAAGACGACCTCATGCCACCATCTAAACGATTAAAACTGGATGAACTAGAAACTATCAGCTCATCTGAAGATGTTACTTTAGCGAATGTTCCAGAGGTCCGTAAAGAAGAACTGACGATGG ATTTTGCATCCATGGATGGTGGATCATCTTGTGAAAAAGAGGAAGAGGCTGAAAAAGTACACATAACTAGCAATCCAGAATCTATTCCATGTGAAATGGACGCATCTGTGCTTGGTATGAGTTCTCCAGAATTTGGTGTTTCTACGCAAATTTCCGATCAACACCCGGGGGAAACAGATGCAATTCAGACTCAAGTTATACAGGAGGACACAGAAGCTGAAGAGGTTTTTCTAGAAAGCCATAATGATCAGCCAAGTCCACATGCTTCCGCCAATGGCCTCATCTTGCCTTCTGATCTTACCACCACCATAGCTGAAAAGCCACAAAACGAAAGTTTCCAAGGTGTAGTAGACACCTTAATCTCCGCAGACATCATTGCCAGTGACCAGTGCACACaaccttttaccttccaccatgGACAAGAACTGGTATTTGTTGATAGCTCAGAGGAAACTACAATGGCAGAGGCAGTTGTGGTATATGACGGTATGGAGCCTCCTGCTAATACACAGCTGGATAACATAGTGGCACTTATGGAGAGGAAGTGA
- the CINP gene encoding cyclin-dependent kinase 2-interacting protein, translated as MESKCTVTPKKSALTGSARKIKDNAADWHNLMLKWESYNNTAFSAANKIVNLKISSLSTEKMLLDDTKTPRDSTDKEELEKLCSELLELFEKQQQIQLKMEKLTSTFKGVCDLEAYQCSGDIPRPILFHTWPTNLFYETSLKMSEMYKKEISLKKTIVGEIAHTSDQDLLMVYLSCWLYQPFIDNNIKVLLESMLLETGHRPL; from the exons ATGGAGA GTAAATGTACAGTTACTCCTAAAAAATCAGCATTGACGGGAAGTGCAAGAAAGATCAAAGACAATGCTGCGGACTGGCACAACCTGATGCTAAAATGGGAGAGCTACAACAACACAGCATTCAGTGCTGCAAACAAAATTGTCAATCTTAAAATAAGTTCATT ATCAACTGAGAAGATGTTACTAGATGACACAAAGACTCCTCGTGATAGCACAGATAAGGAAGAACTGGAAAAATTATGCTCTGAACTACTGGAGCTGTTCGAGAAACAG CAACAGATCCAGCTGAAAATGGAGAAGCTGACATCAACTTTTAAAGGCGTGTGTGATCTTGAAGCTTACCAGTGCAGCGGTGATATTCCCAGGCCTATACTTTTCCATACATGGCCTACAAATCTGTTTT atGAGACCTCCTTAAAAATGTCAGAAATGTACAAAAAAGAGATCTCCCTCAAGAAGACAATTGTTGGAGAAATAGCACATACTTCAGACCAGGACTTATTAATGGTCTATCTATCATGTTGGTTATATCAGCCCTTCATTGATAACAATATTAAAGTCTTATTAGAGAGCATGCTGCTAGAGACTGGGCATCGGCCCCTTTGA